Proteins from a genomic interval of Cytophagia bacterium CHB2:
- a CDS encoding class I SAM-dependent methyltransferase encodes MTDLTTSQLERIKTSSRASGKPAQNGQLLHAIAEYWNAHIHDLAIAKHPVGSKGFFQDLDEYRFDKLRYLPKVVDFNGYRGKSILEVGCGVGIDLLRFAQGGARVIGVDLAKQSIDLAKKNFELNGAAGEFRLMNGEALEFENNRFDMVYAHGVLQYTSDANKMVKELHRVLKPGGEA; translated from the coding sequence ATGACCGACCTCACAACTTCACAACTTGAGCGAATTAAAACCTCCTCACGCGCATCAGGCAAGCCCGCTCAAAACGGGCAACTGTTGCATGCCATTGCCGAGTATTGGAATGCGCATATTCATGATCTTGCCATTGCCAAACACCCCGTCGGGTCGAAAGGCTTTTTTCAAGATCTGGACGAGTACCGTTTTGACAAATTGCGTTACTTGCCCAAGGTGGTGGATTTTAACGGTTATCGCGGGAAGAGTATACTGGAAGTTGGCTGCGGCGTCGGCATCGATCTCCTGCGCTTTGCGCAGGGCGGTGCGCGCGTCATCGGCGTGGATTTAGCCAAACAATCCATTGATCTCGCCAAAAAAAATTTCGAGTTGAACGGCGCGGCCGGTGAGTTTCGTTTGATGAATGGCGAAGCGCTCGAGTTCGAGAACAATCGATTTGACATGGTATATGCGCACGGCGTGCTGCAATATACTTCGGACGCCAACAAAATGGTGAAGGAGCTGCATCGCGTGCTCAAACCCGGGGGCGAGGCGAT
- a CDS encoding radical SAM protein, which yields MFKQVKHLQNFLRFAKGEHEPIIGPIKAAWEVLSVCNAKCRTCDRWQEKDDPSMLSTAEGKNLIRQLADNGVMNLCFTGGEPLLRKDIFELIAWAKSCHLSTSLMSNGLLINDRRAKNLIDAGLDLIYISLDGSTPELNDALRGIKGYFELASQGIENLKSLRSNARPKVFIAFTVNKANMYDLENMARFVKSRALDGLSFQPALHLPQVKYRVDEELAFGPGDAATLQTLVERVLKMYGELLPMNRDYYRQFASFIENPHKLREQHSIAGFAFVNIDPRGNVYPDPLETASMGNIREQSFEKIWYGRRASEVRTRIARQELPAGFFESVVPLTMAVQRMTPLRLHRALKPIFTTAEHF from the coding sequence ATGTTCAAGCAAGTAAAACATCTGCAGAACTTTTTGCGCTTTGCGAAAGGCGAGCACGAACCGATCATCGGGCCGATCAAAGCGGCGTGGGAAGTGCTTTCCGTTTGCAACGCCAAATGCCGTACATGCGATCGTTGGCAGGAGAAAGACGATCCCAGCATGCTGTCGACGGCGGAGGGTAAGAACCTGATCCGGCAGCTTGCGGATAACGGCGTGATGAACTTGTGTTTCACCGGCGGCGAGCCGCTGTTGCGCAAGGATATTTTTGAGCTGATTGCGTGGGCCAAAAGCTGCCATTTGTCAACCTCCTTGATGTCGAACGGCCTTTTGATCAACGATCGTCGCGCCAAAAATCTCATTGACGCCGGTTTGGATTTGATCTATATTTCGCTCGACGGCAGCACGCCCGAGTTGAATGATGCGCTGCGCGGCATCAAGGGGTATTTCGAACTGGCCAGCCAGGGGATTGAAAACCTCAAATCTCTCCGCAGCAACGCGCGCCCCAAAGTTTTCATCGCCTTCACCGTGAACAAGGCCAACATGTATGATCTTGAGAACATGGCGCGCTTCGTCAAATCGCGCGCGCTTGACGGCCTGTCGTTTCAACCGGCATTGCATCTGCCGCAAGTGAAGTATCGTGTCGATGAGGAGTTGGCTTTCGGTCCGGGCGACGCCGCCACGCTGCAAACGTTGGTTGAGCGCGTGCTCAAAATGTACGGTGAACTGTTGCCGATGAATCGTGATTATTATCGCCAGTTTGCCTCCTTCATCGAGAATCCGCATAAGCTGCGGGAACAACACAGCATTGCGGGATTCGCTTTTGTCAATATCGACCCGCGCGGCAATGTTTATCCCGATCCGCTCGAAACGGCCTCCATGGGCAATATTCGCGAACAAAGCTTTGAAAAAATTTGGTACGGCCGCCGCGCCAGCGAAGTGCGCACGCGCATTGCGCGCCAGGAATTGCCTGCGGGCTTTTTCGAAAGCGTCGTGCCCTTGACGATGGCCGTGCAGCGCATGACGCCTTTGCGTTTGCATCGCGCACTCAAACCGATCTTCACGACCGCCGAACATTTTTAG
- the asnB gene encoding asparagine synthase (glutamine-hydrolyzing), whose protein sequence is MCGICGIMTFSPAAEIARDEVRRMNEAIFHRGPDEDGFYHGEQIGMAMRRLSIIDLSSGQQPISNEDGTIWIIFNGEIYNYLELRRDLEGRGHHFKTKSDTEAIVHAYEEFGVECPAKLNGMFGFAIWDTRNRSLFLARDRLGKKPLYYYAGSDRLVFGSELKSLLQSQHVPRRVSPEALDLYLTYEYVPAPHTIFADIKKLPAGHSLLIRRDGKTELRRYWDLHFRENGYHAAELQQGLVDLLQDAVKIRLMSDVPLGAFLSGGIDSSCIVALMARVMDQPVKTFSIGFEEGSYNELEYARAIAKHYKTDHKEFILRPNALELTEKLVKHLDEPLGDFSIFPTYLVSKMAREHVTVVLSGDGGDELFAGYDTYVADWMYRKYRMLPSFLRHSLVQPFARLLPPTEKKKGPINKIKRFVEGTQYPEDLQHVRWMIFLAEQEKQQLYGEALHNIDIRRGAHDFIRSHFQNADSQDYLNRQLYVDIKTYLCDDIMVKVDRMSMAASLEARAPFLDYRVVEYAATIPSALKLQGQQTKWILKKAMKGLLPPPIVKRGKEGFSIPIKNWLKEELRPMMLEVLSPARLKRDGFFNAEYVQRLIDEHLAGAENHSHRLWALTVFGIWREQYLT, encoded by the coding sequence ATGTGCGGTATTTGTGGTATTATGACATTTTCTCCGGCGGCGGAGATCGCGCGCGACGAGGTGCGGCGCATGAATGAGGCCATCTTTCATCGCGGGCCGGATGAAGACGGTTTTTATCATGGCGAGCAAATCGGCATGGCCATGCGCCGCCTCAGCATCATCGATCTTTCCAGCGGCCAACAGCCGATCAGCAATGAAGACGGCACGATCTGGATCATTTTCAACGGAGAAATTTACAACTATCTCGAGTTGCGCCGGGATTTGGAAGGCCGTGGCCATCATTTCAAAACGAAATCGGACACCGAGGCCATTGTACACGCTTATGAAGAATTCGGCGTCGAATGTCCGGCCAAGCTCAACGGCATGTTCGGCTTTGCCATTTGGGATACACGCAACCGCAGCCTTTTTCTTGCGCGTGATCGTCTGGGCAAAAAGCCGCTGTATTATTATGCCGGCAGCGATCGCCTGGTGTTCGGCTCTGAGCTGAAGAGCCTATTGCAGTCGCAACACGTGCCGCGGCGCGTTTCGCCGGAAGCGCTTGATCTTTATCTCACCTATGAATACGTGCCGGCGCCGCACACAATTTTTGCGGATATTAAAAAGCTGCCCGCCGGGCACTCGTTGCTGATTCGCCGCGACGGCAAAACCGAGCTGCGGCGTTATTGGGATCTGCATTTCCGCGAGAACGGTTATCATGCCGCGGAGCTGCAACAGGGCCTGGTGGATTTACTGCAAGACGCTGTGAAAATCCGCTTGATGAGCGATGTGCCGCTGGGCGCGTTTCTCTCCGGCGGCATCGATTCGAGTTGCATCGTCGCGCTGATGGCGCGCGTCATGGACCAGCCAGTGAAAACCTTTTCGATCGGTTTCGAAGAAGGCAGCTACAACGAGCTGGAGTATGCGCGTGCGATCGCCAAGCATTACAAAACGGATCATAAAGAATTCATCTTGCGCCCCAATGCGCTCGAATTAACGGAAAAACTGGTCAAGCATCTGGATGAACCGCTCGGTGATTTTTCCATTTTCCCGACCTATCTCGTTTCGAAAATGGCGCGCGAGCATGTGACTGTCGTGCTCAGCGGCGACGGCGGCGATGAGTTGTTTGCCGGTTATGACACGTATGTCGCGGATTGGATGTATCGCAAGTACCGCATGCTTCCGTCGTTTCTGCGGCATAGCCTCGTGCAGCCGTTTGCCCGGTTATTGCCCCCGACCGAGAAAAAAAAAGGGCCGATCAACAAGATCAAACGTTTCGTCGAAGGCACACAATACCCGGAAGATTTGCAGCATGTGCGCTGGATGATTTTTCTGGCGGAGCAGGAGAAGCAGCAGCTTTATGGCGAGGCCTTGCACAACATTGACATTCGCCGCGGCGCGCATGATTTCATCCGCAGCCACTTCCAAAATGCCGATTCACAGGACTACCTCAACCGCCAGCTCTATGTTGACATCAAAACCTATCTCTGTGACGACATCATGGTGAAGGTCGATCGCATGAGCATGGCCGCCTCGCTGGAAGCGCGTGCGCCGTTTCTGGATTATCGCGTGGTCGAGTATGCCGCCACCATTCCGAGCGCGTTGAAGCTGCAAGGCCAGCAGACGAAGTGGATTCTCAAAAAGGCAATGAAGGGATTGCTGCCGCCGCCGATCGTCAAACGCGGCAAAGAGGGTTTCAGCATCCCGATTAAAAACTGGCTGAAGGAAGAATTGCGACCGATGATGCTCGAGGTGCTTTCCCCCGCGCGCCTGAAGCGCGACGGCTTTTTTAATGCGGAATACGTGCAACGACTCATCGATGAGCATCTCGCTGGCGCCGAGAATCACAGCCACCGGCTGTGGGCGCTCACGGTGTTCGGCATTTGGCGTGAGCAATATCTAACATGA
- a CDS encoding glycosyltransferase family 4 protein: MNVLMIAPQPFFQPRGTPFSVLHRLRALSRLGHHIDLVTYHLGQNVEIEHVSIHRAAAVPFIKEIAIGPSAPKIILDVAVYRRAVALLAKKRYDLLHTHEEAGFMGIRLSKKFGLPHLYDMHSSLPQQLSNFKFTTSSLLIQSFERLEAATINSAQAVITICPELHHYVRERFPNKFNKLIENVADNSEVFQTQVNPLELKQRYNLNGETIVLYTGTLEPYQGIDLLLASGARVVKQHPNVRFLVVGGKPEQVNEQKEKARQLGITEKFVFTGQRPPEEIPQFMQLAQVLVSPRLEGNNTPLKIYSYLRSGVPIVATNHLTHTQVLNDEVAVLTDCKPEAFAHGLLRVLHDKNLGETIGRRAQSLAEREYSYEAYLRKTADVYDYMLSYQENQGRA; this comes from the coding sequence ATGAACGTTTTAATGATTGCGCCACAACCTTTTTTCCAGCCGCGCGGTACGCCCTTCAGCGTGCTGCATCGCTTGCGTGCGCTTTCGCGGTTGGGACATCACATCGATCTGGTGACCTATCACTTGGGCCAAAATGTTGAGATCGAGCATGTCAGCATTCACCGCGCCGCCGCCGTGCCGTTCATCAAGGAGATTGCGATCGGGCCGTCCGCGCCCAAAATCATCCTAGACGTCGCCGTCTATCGCCGCGCCGTCGCGCTGCTCGCGAAGAAACGCTACGATTTGCTGCACACCCACGAAGAAGCCGGTTTTATGGGCATACGCTTGAGCAAGAAGTTCGGCCTCCCGCATCTCTACGATATGCACTCGAGCCTGCCGCAACAGCTTTCCAACTTCAAATTCACGACCTCCAGCCTGCTGATTCAATCATTCGAACGGCTCGAGGCGGCAACCATCAACAGCGCACAGGCCGTTATTACGATTTGTCCGGAGCTTCATCATTATGTGCGTGAGCGCTTTCCCAATAAATTCAACAAGCTGATTGAAAACGTCGCTGACAACAGTGAGGTTTTCCAAACGCAAGTCAATCCGCTCGAATTGAAACAACGGTATAACTTGAACGGCGAAACCATCGTGCTCTATACCGGCACGCTCGAACCGTATCAAGGCATTGATTTGTTGCTCGCCTCCGGCGCCCGGGTTGTAAAACAACATCCCAATGTCCGCTTTCTGGTCGTTGGCGGCAAGCCCGAGCAGGTCAATGAACAAAAAGAAAAGGCCAGGCAACTCGGCATTACCGAGAAATTCGTTTTTACCGGCCAGCGCCCGCCCGAAGAAATCCCGCAATTCATGCAGCTTGCGCAGGTGTTGGTCTCGCCGCGCTTGGAAGGCAATAACACGCCGTTGAAGATTTATTCGTATTTGCGTTCCGGCGTGCCGATCGTCGCGACGAATCATCTTACGCATACCCAAGTGCTGAATGATGAAGTCGCTGTGCTTACCGATTGCAAGCCCGAGGCGTTTGCGCACGGTCTCTTGCGTGTGCTGCACGACAAGAATTTAGGAGAAACGATCGGCCGGCGCGCGCAAAGCCTGGCCGAACGAGAATACAGTTACGAAGCTTATCTGCGGAAAACAGCAGACGTGTATGACTACATGCTGTCATACCAGGAGAACCAGGGAAGAGCATAG